The Alphaproteobacteria bacterium genome contains the following window.
AAGGTCATCGTCGCCACCAAGTCCTACGAGGTGTCCGAGCCGACGGTCGACTCGCAGATCGTCGCCCTCAAGGCGAGCGGTGCGAACGTGCTTGTCGATGCAACCACACCCAAATTCGCCGCCCAGGCGATCCGCAAGACCTACGACATCGAATGGAAGGCGCTCCACATCCTCACCAATGTCTCCACGTCCGTGAGTTCGGTGATGCAACCGGCCGGCGTCGAAAAAGGCATCGGTGTGATCTCGTCCTACTACCTCAAGGACCCGACCGATCCGCAATGGCAGAACACGCCCGAATACAATGACTGGCTCGCATGGATGAAGAAATACAATCCGGACGTGGACATCGCGAACACGTTCGCCGTCTACGGTTACACGGTAG
Protein-coding sequences here:
- a CDS encoding ABC transporter substrate-binding protein, with translation KVIVATKSYEVSEPTVDSQIVALKASGANVLVDATTPKFAAQAIRKTYDIEWKALHILTNVSTSVSSVMQPAGVEKGIGVISSYYLKDPTDPQWQNTPEYNDWLAWMKKYNPDVDIANTFAVYGYTVAQNMVEVLKQCGDNLTRENVMKEAANVKGLKLPMLLPGIEISTSPTDYAPIKQMQLQKFDGKTWQLFGPIISGVGS